In a single window of the Manduca sexta isolate Smith_Timp_Sample1 unplaced genomic scaffold, JHU_Msex_v1.0 HiC_scaffold_1097, whole genome shotgun sequence genome:
- the LOC119191142 gene encoding protein bric-a-brac 1-like, which translates to MPAEEEPINMEGRETPQQFCLRWNNYQSNLTSCFDQLLQTELFVDVTLACEGQKLKAHKLVLSACSPYFQELLIDNPCQHPIIIMNNDIKYCDLKAVVYYMYRGEINVSEDQIPALLKVAETLKIRGLTDVSPSQSMLHEEGRTPKRTMTRDKSPQPERTRRRLSENREAAAPADLSGSRGASPGDAPPPPPMPPLPTDDADIRPGIAEMIREEER; encoded by the exons ATGCCGGCAGAGGAGGAGCCCATCAATATGGAAGGCAGAGAGACGCCGCAACAATTCTGCCTAAGGTGGAACAATTACCAAAGCAATTTAACATCATGTTTTGACCAGTTACTCCAGACGGAATTATTCGTAGATGTAACTCTGGCGTGTGAGGGCCAAAAATTAAAAGCGCACAAATTGGTGCTTTCGGCATGCAGCCCATATTTCCAAGAACTTTTAATAGATAACCCGTGTCAACATCccataataattatgaacaatGACATTAAATATTGCGATTTAAAGGCGgtagtatattatatgtaccGTGGCGAAATAAATGTGTCCGAAGACCAAATACCTGCGTTGCTGAAGGTGGCTGAGACGCTAAAAATCCGCGGCCTGACGGACGTAAGCCCCTCGCAGTCAATGTTGCACGAAGAGGGCCGTACACCCAAAAGGACCATGACTCGGGATAAGTCGCCACAACCGGAGCGCACGCGCCGTCGCCTTTCAGAAAACCGCGAGGCGGCCG CTCCTGCCGACCTGTCCGGCTCCCGCGGCGCCTCGCCCGGagacgcgccgccgccgccgccgatgCCGCCGCTGCCCACCGACGACGCAGACATCAGGCCCGGCATCGCGGAAATGATTCGGGAGGAGGAGAGG